The window TCAATATAAGGTTTGGTTTCCCTTAGCGGGTCAATGATAGCCACCTCGCCATTGCTTTCAATGTAATAGGCCGCTTCCGCCAAACATCCCGTATAAATTTGCTCTATTTTCATATAGCTGATTTTAGTGGTTTACGGACCAAATTTGAAACCTTATGAAAGGGAATTTTGTGCCCATTGTTACAATTGGGGATGATTATGATCAGGCACTGCTCTGAGCACGGTCAGTCGCAAAAAGATCAGCGCTGCCTGAAGTAGAAAGTAAAGAGGTAAAATACCAGCCGGACAATCTCGTAGGACACCCTTTGCCAGATGCGACTGGGCCAATGATAGGATCTATCGAATTCTTCTGCTGTGATCTGATGGCAATCCTTATCAATTACCACCAACAATTGTTCCTCCACATGCCGGGCAAAGGTTGTATCCAGCACATCCAGGTTTAGCTCAATGGAGGCATAGGCACTGATATAATTAAGATTATAAGAACCTGCACTTACCCATTTCCCGTCATAGGTAGATATTTTACCATGCAATACACTGGGCCGGTATTCATAAAGTTCGATGCGATTCTTTAATAACCAGCGGTAAAGGAAACGCTCAGCATGTTTGGCCAACATGACATCTGATTTCCCTGCTGCAATGATCTTGATTTGAACACCTCTCTCAGCCGCTGCTGCAAGCCTTTTCCTCATGACCCTTCCTGGCAACAAATAGCTGGACATGATGATAACATGGTCCTTGGCCTGATCCAGCATTTCGATGTAGCTTCGGGAAATTTCTGTTCGCCTTCTCACCCAGTCCTGCCTTCTCAACCGAACAGCTTTCTCAACAGGGGCTCCCTCTGTGGAAGGTTCCAAGTTGAAGCGCAGGAATTTTTTCTTCCCCCAACCTGACTTATTCCAGATATCCTGGCAGAAATAAAATAAGGGTTTGCCTATTTCACCGCTGGCATGAATGGCCCAGTCCAGCCAGGCAGGTTGGCCAGGAAAATCATTATACCTGTTGCTGATATTGATACCCCCGACAAGGCAATGGGTCTCATCTACTACCAATACCTTATGGTGCAACCGCCGACCAAAGTAAAAGTAAGGGCTTTGGAACAGGGGCTCAAACCACCTGAATTGCACACCACTGTCCTTTAAGTTGGCAATAAAGGATTTGGACAGGCGCTGTGACGCATAGCCGTCGACCAGCAGGAAAACAGGAACATTCCTTCCCACTGCACTTTTCAAGGCCTCTGCAACCATGGTACCGGTCTCATCCTCATCGAATATATACACCTGTAAATGGATCGACCGCTGTGCATTCCGGATCAGGTCAACCATAAGGTCAAAATACTGCCTTCCTCCCCGCACCAATTCAACGGTATTGTGTAAGGTGTAGAGATCAGGCCTTGGTATGGGTGCACCGACAGACATAAATGGATGACTTGAATTTACAGAATGCCCATGACAAATCACCAGTATAACGGTCTGCTTTACTGCTAAATCCAATCAACAACCCAGCGCTGTTAAAAAGCCTTTGTACATTTAGGTTAGAAGAACAGGAAATGAATGACGCCATCGATTTCTGGAAATTAATAGCAGGTACGGCCATTTTCATCATTGGCATGCAATTCCTTGAAACCGCATTGAAGCAGATCGCAGGAAGAAGGTTCAAGTTGTTCCTGAAGAAACATACTACCAGTAAGCCCAAAGCCATAGCTGCAGGGGCCATCGTAACGGCTGTCCTGCAAAGCAGTTCCATAGTAAATATAATGGTACTGGCCTTTGTGGGTGCCGGTGTCATACAAATGCACAGTGCCCTGGCACTGATGCTGGGCTCCAACCTAGGAACAACACTGACCAGCTGGATCATTGCAACATTGGGATTCAAACTTGACATTGAATCATTTGCCCTTCCGATCACTGGCATAGCCGGCCTTGTAATGGCCTTTACACAAAAGGAAAGCCAGTCAAGGCAATGGCTCCAGTTCGCATTGGGCTTCGGGTTCCTGTTCCTTGGCCTTGATTTCATGAAAACGGGGATGGAAGCCAGCGTGCAGAACTTCAACTTACAAGGTTATATGCACTACCCATTGATCATATTCCTTTTGATCGGGGCAGTGATCACCGGGTTGATACAGGCAAGCTCCGCTACGGTAGCCTTGGTATTGTCTGCGCTCTATGCCAATGCGATCACCCTGGAAGCCGGGGCTGCAGTGGTCCTGGGCTCTGAGATCGGCACAACCGCCAAATTGCTGCTGGCGGCACAAGGTGAGATAGCCGATAAGAAGCGGGTAGCCCTGGGAAATTTCCTGTTCAATGTCAGTACAAGCCTCCTGGTCCTTCTATTCCTTAATCCCCTACTTAACTTCATAACGGGGACACTCGCCTTTCAAAATAACCTGATGGCCCTTGCCCTTTTCCAGACCCTGGTCAATATCATCGGGATTATCCTCTTCTATCCCTTCTTAAATGTTTTTGGAAACTATCTCCAGCAACGCTTCAGTGGCAGCCAACATGAAACCTTCTATATCCAGAAGACCGATCCTTCAGAACCAGACCTGGCCATTCCGGCCCTGAAAAAAGAAATTGAACTGTTCCTTCACCTGGTAAGTCATTTTATCAGGGAAAGCTTTGAACTGAAAGCCAATGACAATAAGATCCATCCCAAACCGATCGGCTTCGACAGCAAACCATTATCCAAACACTACGAATACCTGAAGCAAATACATGGCGATATCCTTCAGTTTTATGCCAGGCTATTGGGGTCTACCAATGAAGAATCAACCACCCTTATGTTAAACCAGTTGATCTCTGCAGTCCGCAATGGCATGTATGCCGCCAAAAGCATCAATGATGCCAGGGCCGATATCCTTCAGTTGATGAACTCTTCGAATGAGATCAAATACGGCTTTTTTGAGGAGACAAAGAAGGCCACCGACCAATTCCTCAATAGCATGGAGGCTACTGAAATAATGCCGGAGGATAAGCTTTCAGCTGACTTGCTGGAACTTTATGGCAGCATATCGGCTGATTATGCAACGGTAACCGGCCAGCTCTACAAGGATAACAAATACAGTGCTTTAAGGGATATTGAAATATCGACCCTGATCAATTTCAACAGGGAATTGTTCACCGCCTTCAAGTCCTATTTGGTAGCGATCAAGGATTTCAGGCTACCAATGGAAGAAGCGGAGAAGTTCAGGGAACTACCGGGATTTATCAGGTAATAACCAATAAACAATTACTACAGGAGAGGTTCTTTTTCCCGTTGCAGATGGCTGATAATATTGATTTTCCCTTAAATTTTTAATAAATTCATTCTCAGGATAATTTTCCTTCCCATGCTAAACTTTACCATCAAACGAAAATGACCTCACTACCTCCGGGAACCAGGAATGCCATTATTGAAGCAGGTGCAATTGCCCGCTTTACCGGTCGTTTTTTCTCAGAGGTATTCCGTCCGAGGTATGAGATAGCAGAGTTTTTCCGGCAGTGTTACATCATTGGCTATAAATCGTTGCCACTCGTTGGGCTGACAGGGTTTATCATGGGCCTTGTACTGACCATGCAACTCAGGCCTTCGCTGATTGATTACGGTGTAGAGAGCGAACTGCCGGCAATGGTCGGTATAGCCATCATCCGGGAAATCGGACCTGTCATCACCGCCCTGATCTTTGCGGGCAAGATAGGCAGCAGCATTGGTGCCGAACTAGGCAGCATGAAAGTGACCGAGCAGATTGATGCCATGGAAGTAAGTGGTACCAATCCGTTCAAATACCTTGTTGTAACAAGGGTCCTGGCCGCAACGCTCATGCTACCAATACTTGTAATGCTTAGCGATGCCATTTCCCTCTATGGCTCATACCTGGGCGTGAACATCAAGGGAACAACAAGTTTTTCCCTTTTCTTCAGGCAGGTTTTCTATTCCCTCAGTTATGGTGATGTCATCCCGGCATTTGTGAAATCCTATTTTTTCGGCTTTGCTGTTGGGATCATTGGATGCTTTAAAGGCTATTTTTCCAGTAAGGGAACCGAGGGTGTGGGCAGGAGTGCCAATAGTGCTGTCGTGGTTTCCAGTATAATGGTGTTCATACTGGACCTGATAGCCGTTCAGATCACCGATATCCTTGGCTTAAATTGAATCAATGACAGGAGTCCAGCCATATCATTCAACGGAAAACAACTCCACCAGGGGGGAGAACGTGATTGAGATCAATAACCTGGACAAGTCATTCGGTGACCTTGTTGTCCTGAATCACTTCAACCTTTCCCTGAAACGTGGTGAAAATGTGGTGGTACTTGGTAAGTCTGGCTGCGGAAAATCTGTCCTGATCAAATGTATCATTGGGTTGATGAAGCCCGATGAAGGCAATATAACAGTGTTGGGCCAGTCCATTCCCGACCTGAGCCAGGAAGAACTGGACAGGATAAGGGTGAAGATCGGGTTCCTCTTCCAAAGCAATGCCCTCTATGACTCCATGACGGTACGGGAGAACCTGGAGTTCCCATTAAGAAGGCATTGGATCCATGTTTCCCATGAAGAGGTAAATGATCTGGTCATGGAAGCCCTGGAAAATGTTGGGCTTGCCCATACCGTAGACATGATGCCGGTTGAGTTATCCGGGGGCATGAGAAAGCGCATTGCCCTTGCGAGAACCCTCATCCTGAAACCGGAAATCATCCTCTATGACGAACCTACCACCGGGCTTGACCCAATAACCTCCAGGGAGATCAGCAACCTGATGGTGGAGATACAGGGCAAGTACAACACTTCCTCCCTGATCATTTCCCATGACATGAATTGTATCAGGACCACAGCAGACAGGATCGTCCTTCTCATGGATGGGATTGCCTATGCTAACGGAACATTTGAACAATTAAAAGCATCGGAAGATCCCAGGATCAAACAGTTTTTTATCGAGAAATGAATGTCCACCCAACCCTGAAAATCTAAACAATGGCAAGAGAATCTACCAATAACCTCAAACTTGGCCTGTTTACACTGGCAGGAATCCTCTTCCTGGTGCTTACTTTGTACATGATTGGGAAGGACCGAAATCTCTTTGGCTCAAATATCTGGATCAAGGCCAGGTTTACTAATGCATCCGGGTTGGTTGTAGGAAATAATGTGCGCTACTCAGGCATACAGGTGGGGACCGTTAAGGAAGTTGATCTCATTAACGACACCACCATTGAGATCACCATGCTGATCGACAGTAAGGCCAGTAAGAACATCCTAAAGAATGCATTCGCCTCCATAGGAACAGAGGGAATGATCGGCAATAAAGTCGTCAATATTAATCCGGGAAAGGGATCATCAACCCCAATAGAGGAAGGGGATTTTATTACAGTGAAGCGGGCGCTCAATACTGACGAGATGCTGGAGACGCTTGCCTATACGAACCAGAATATCGCAACGATCTCTGATGAATTGAAATCCACTATCCACAATATCAACAAGAGCACTGCGCTTTGGAATTTACTAAGGGATGACACCATCAGGCAAGACCTTAAGA is drawn from Flavihumibacter rivuli and contains these coding sequences:
- a CDS encoding MlaD family protein, with product MARESTNNLKLGLFTLAGILFLVLTLYMIGKDRNLFGSNIWIKARFTNASGLVVGNNVRYSGIQVGTVKEVDLINDTTIEITMLIDSKASKNILKNAFASIGTEGMIGNKVVNINPGKGSSTPIEEGDFITVKRALNTDEMLETLAYTNQNIATISDELKSTIHNINKSTALWNLLRDDTIRQDLKKTVATLRRTTEGTEAAMQQIQQVISDVKDGKGNLGKLLMDTALVGNLESAIANLQTISTNAELASVSIRQLTDSINREVVSGKGTVNMVLKDTALTRKIQNSMTNIEKGTEAFNQNMEAAKHNWLFRGYFKKQEKQRIKDSIQASKQ
- a CDS encoding phospholipase D-like domain-containing protein — protein: MSVGAPIPRPDLYTLHNTVELVRGGRQYFDLMVDLIRNAQRSIHLQVYIFDEDETGTMVAEALKSAVGRNVPVFLLVDGYASQRLSKSFIANLKDSGVQFRWFEPLFQSPYFYFGRRLHHKVLVVDETHCLVGGINISNRYNDFPGQPAWLDWAIHASGEIGKPLFYFCQDIWNKSGWGKKKFLRFNLEPSTEGAPVEKAVRLRRQDWVRRRTEISRSYIEMLDQAKDHVIIMSSYLLPGRVMRKRLAAAAERGVQIKIIAAGKSDVMLAKHAERFLYRWLLKNRIELYEYRPSVLHGKISTYDGKWVSAGSYNLNYISAYASIELNLDVLDTTFARHVEEQLLVVIDKDCHQITAEEFDRSYHWPSRIWQRVSYEIVRLVFYLFTFYFRQR
- a CDS encoding ABC transporter ATP-binding protein, which translates into the protein MTGVQPYHSTENNSTRGENVIEINNLDKSFGDLVVLNHFNLSLKRGENVVVLGKSGCGKSVLIKCIIGLMKPDEGNITVLGQSIPDLSQEELDRIRVKIGFLFQSNALYDSMTVRENLEFPLRRHWIHVSHEEVNDLVMEALENVGLAHTVDMMPVELSGGMRKRIALARTLILKPEIILYDEPTTGLDPITSREISNLMVEIQGKYNTSSLIISHDMNCIRTTADRIVLLMDGIAYANGTFEQLKASEDPRIKQFFIEK
- a CDS encoding Na/Pi cotransporter family protein; translation: MNDAIDFWKLIAGTAIFIIGMQFLETALKQIAGRRFKLFLKKHTTSKPKAIAAGAIVTAVLQSSSIVNIMVLAFVGAGVIQMHSALALMLGSNLGTTLTSWIIATLGFKLDIESFALPITGIAGLVMAFTQKESQSRQWLQFALGFGFLFLGLDFMKTGMEASVQNFNLQGYMHYPLIIFLLIGAVITGLIQASSATVALVLSALYANAITLEAGAAVVLGSEIGTTAKLLLAAQGEIADKKRVALGNFLFNVSTSLLVLLFLNPLLNFITGTLAFQNNLMALALFQTLVNIIGIILFYPFLNVFGNYLQQRFSGSQHETFYIQKTDPSEPDLAIPALKKEIELFLHLVSHFIRESFELKANDNKIHPKPIGFDSKPLSKHYEYLKQIHGDILQFYARLLGSTNEESTTLMLNQLISAVRNGMYAAKSINDARADILQLMNSSNEIKYGFFEETKKATDQFLNSMEATEIMPEDKLSADLLELYGSISADYATVTGQLYKDNKYSALRDIEISTLINFNRELFTAFKSYLVAIKDFRLPMEEAEKFRELPGFIR
- a CDS encoding MlaE family ABC transporter permease — encoded protein: MTSLPPGTRNAIIEAGAIARFTGRFFSEVFRPRYEIAEFFRQCYIIGYKSLPLVGLTGFIMGLVLTMQLRPSLIDYGVESELPAMVGIAIIREIGPVITALIFAGKIGSSIGAELGSMKVTEQIDAMEVSGTNPFKYLVVTRVLAATLMLPILVMLSDAISLYGSYLGVNIKGTTSFSLFFRQVFYSLSYGDVIPAFVKSYFFGFAVGIIGCFKGYFSSKGTEGVGRSANSAVVVSSIMVFILDLIAVQITDILGLN